Proteins co-encoded in one Ooceraea biroi isolate clonal line C1 chromosome 9, Obir_v5.4, whole genome shotgun sequence genomic window:
- the LOC105279631 gene encoding ATP-binding cassette sub-family G member 4 has translation MEVLMMEASNRQEANAPAMPVCTADRKSPPKKKLEDVDDDTSSITRGNGKESIDIIFENITYTVNLGFRKGQKDILHGINGRLPSKQLIALMGPSGAGKSTLLDILSGFRVTGVDGTVFVNGRVRHLNSFRKCTAYITQEDRLEPLLTVLENMRVAADLKLPTDTPRYEKETIIEEILTTLGLYEHLHTRSGRLSGGQKKRLSIALELVNNPTVMFLDEPTTGLDSSSCMHVVNLLKVLARQDRTIVCTIHQPSASLFQLFDQVYVLAKGDCLYQGATHKLVPYLENMKLPCPMYHNPADYIIELACGEYGEDKVDILKNGSQNGRNLQWFDNPEALRDAKTLRAVHPLKDSHIMQKNSGIHATNFIHQIKVLLRRGLIMCKRDTTLTHLRIGVNLLVGVMLGSVFLRSGADGSRVLDNYNLLFSILIHHMMTTMMLTIVTFPMQMAILLKEHFNRWYSLKAFYVAITVIDVPLSIFCCILFSLIVYAMTAQPLEIIRFSMFLIISLMIMFIGQGTGLMIGAVFNVVNGTFMGPTLSVPLMMFAGFGVSLRDLPSYLKWGSYLSYLRYGLEGFVGAIYGLNRPVLPCEEKGELYCHYKYPSKFLSDIAMNGDQFWNDLIALTTILVITRCGAYLLLRWKIVSMR, from the exons ATGGAAGTATTGATGATGGAAGCGAGCAATCGGCAGGAGGCCAATGCGCCAGCAATGCCAGTGTGCACGGCTGACCGCAAATCTCCGCCTAAGAAGAAGCTGGAGGATGTCGACGACGATACGTCCAGCATTACACGCGGCAACGGCAAAGAATCGATTGACATAATCTTCGAGAACATCACATATACTGTGAATCTCGGCTTCAGGAAAG GACAGAAGGATATTTTACACGGAATTAATGGAAGGCTTCCCAGCAAACAGTTGATCGCCCTGATGGGGCCGTCTGGTGCAGGAAAGTCTACGTTACTCGATATATTGTCTGGCTTCCGCGTAACCGGAGTGGATGGTACTGTATTTGTCAATGGTCGTGTGCGGCACCTCAACTCTTTCCGGAA GTGCACCGCTTACATTACACAGGAGGATCGATTGGAACCTTTACTCACTGTACTCGAAAATATGAGGGTTGCCGCCGATTTAAAGCTGCCGACGGATACCCCACGAtacgaaaaagaaacaata ATTGAAGAAATTCTCACGACACTTGGCTTGTATGAGCACTTGCATACGAGATCCGGCCGTTTAAGCGGCGGTCAAAAGAAGCGACTGTCCATCGCGCTGGAATTGGTCAATAATCCCACGGTGATGTTTCTCGACGAGCCCACTAC AGGTCTGGATAGCTCATCTTGCATGCACGTCGTAAATCTTTTAAAGGTGCTGGCACGACAGGATAGAACAATAGTTTGCACTATACATCAGCCTAGTGCGTCCCTGTTCCAATTGTTCGACCAG GTATACGTGTTGGCAAAAGGAGACTGCTTGTACCAAGGTGCAACGCACAAATTAGTGCCATATCTTGAAAATATGAAACTGCCATGCCCGATGTATCACAATCCCGCCGATTACA TAATCGAGCTTGCTTGTGGAGAATACGGTGAAGATAAAgtagatatattgaaaaatggaTCACAAAATGGGAGAAATTTGCAGTGGTTCGACAATCCTGAAGCTTTGAGAGATGCCAAAACTTTAAGAg cgGTGCATCCCTTGAAAGACTCACATATAATGCAAAAGAATAGTGGTATACACgcaacaaattttattcatcAAATTAAAGTTCTACTTAGACGTGGTCTCATCATGTGCAAACGAGATACG ACTCTTACGCATTTGCGCATCGGAGTAAACTTACTTGTCGGTGTGATGCTTGGTTCGGTCTTCTTGCGATCGGGTGCTGATGGCTCACGCGTTCTAGATAACTATAATCTTCTCTTTTCCATCCTCATACATCAcatgatgacgacgatgatgctTACCATAGTGACCT TTCCAATGCAGATGGCTATTCTTCTAAAGGAGCATTTTAATAGATGGTACAGCTTGAAGGCATTCTATGTGGCAATAACAGTGATTGACGTGCCACTCTCGATATTCTGCTGCATCCTATTTAGTTTAATTGTCTACGCTATGACGGCGCAACCACTGGAAATAATACGATTCTCCATGTTCTTAATCATCAGCTTGATGATAATGTTCATAGGACAAGGTACCGGTCTTATGATAGGCGCTGTATTCAACGTTGta AACGGTACATTTATGGGACCAACATTGTCAGTACCACTAATGATGTTTGCTGGATTTGGCGTATCGTTACGCGATCTACCGTCCTACCTAAAGTGGGGAAGCTATCTTAGTTATTTACGTTACGGCCTAGAAGG CTTTGTGGGTGCAATCTACGGATTGAACAGGCCTGTTCTACCCTGTGAGGAAAAGGGTGAACTGTACTGTCACTACAAATATCCTTCGAAATTTCTCTCGGACATTGCCATGAATGGGGATCAATTTTGGAACGACCTCATCGCACTTACTACAATACTCGTCATCACGCGATGCGGCGCATATCTGCTTCTGCGATGGAAGATTGTATCAATGCGATAG